The genomic interval GCGGGGGAAAATGTCATATACCTTTCGGAGGGACTCTTGGCTCTGCTTCCGGACGGTAGGCAAATAGGCCCCCATGATCAGATTCTCTTCCACGGTCATGGCGGGAAACAGCTTGCGACCCTCCGGGACCTGAACGATTCCCTCTCGGCAAATCCTGTCCGGGGTAAGACCGTTCAGGGGTCTGCCCTCCCAGCTCAGGCTGCCCGCTGCCGGGGGGACCAATCCGGAGATGGTGTTGATCAGGGTTGTCTTGCCGGCGCCGTTGCCGCCGATCAGGGCTACCATCTCCCCGGTGGAGACCTCCATGGACACGCCGCGCAGGGCCTGCATCTGGCCGTAACAGACGGTGAGATTATCAACACGCAGCATAAGCGGCTCCCAGATAGGCGGAGATTACCTCCGGGTGATTGGCCACCTCTTCCGGCGGCCCTTCGGTGATCTTGGTTCCGAAATTCAGCACCATGATGCGGCTGCAGGTGCACATAATAGCCTTCATCACATGTTCGATCATGAAGATCGTCGTTCCGTAAGTATCCCGGATCCGGAAGGTCAACTCAATGGCGTTGCTGATTTCCGTCGGATTCAGGCCCGCAAAGACCTCGTCGAGGAGGAGGATTTCCGGATTGAGGGCCAGAGCGCGGGCGATTTCCAAGCGCTTGCGGTCTTCCAGGACCAGTTCGCTGGGGAGGCGGCGGGCTTTCTCCGTCAATCCCGTAAAGGCGAGGATCTCCATGGCCTTTTCCCTTGCGCCCCTGGCGCCGGCCGTTTTCTTGCGGCCGTAAAGGACACCGGTAGAGACGTTTTCGATGAGATTCAGGCCCGTCAGAGGACGGACGATCTGAAAGGTACGGCCGATTCCCAGGCGGGCCCGTTTGTAGGGGGGCAGATTCGTGATTTTCCGGTCTTCGAAAAACAAATCTCCGCCGTCGGGGGCGTAAATGCCGGAGATAACGTTGAACAGCGTCGTCTTTCCGGAACCGTTCGGCCCGATGAGCCCGACGATCTCGCCGCGGTGCACATCGAAATCGACTTCAGAGAGGGCCGTCAGACCGCCGAAACGCTTTGTTATTTTCTTTCCTTCCAGCATGATCGTTCCTGTAAACCCCATCCCCACCCTGGCCATCCCCTTGTGGGGGGAGGAAAAACTTTCGGTTTGTCCTTATGCGTCGATAATGGCCACCGGCCGGCACCAGCCGGCCGAAGCCCCTTTGATCTTGACGGGAAAGCAGCATACCGTAAAGCCGTGGAGCCGGCCGATGGCTGCGAGATTCGCCATCTTTTCCATATGGCAATACCCCGCTTCGATACCGGCAAAGTGGGCCTCCCAGACTACTTTCGGGTCCCCTTTTTCTTTAAATTCCTGGGCCAGGAAGGGCAGGGGGCGATCCCAGCTCCAGGCGTCGATGCCTACCACTTTTACGCCCCTTTCCGTTAGGAAGAGGGTGCTTTCCCTGGTCATGCCGGGTCCCTTGACGAGATATTGGGGCGTTCCCCAGGCAGCGTCGGCCCCGGTCTGAATGAGCACGATATCGAGGGGCTTGAGCTCATAGCCGATTCTCTCCAGTTCGTTTTTGACGTCTGCCGCGGTAATCCGCTCGCCGTCTCCCTTGTGGCGGAAGTCGAGGAGGACGCCGTCGCTCATGCACCAGGCGAGGGGCACCTCGTCAATGGTAAGGGCGTGTTTTCCTTTATCCTGCGTGGGGTGGTAATGGTAAGGGGCGTCTAAGTGAGTCCCGCTGTGGGTCGTGAGGGTCAGGAATTCCAGCGCCCAGCCGAGTCCGCCGGGTAGCTGGTCCCGGCGGATGCCGGGAAAGAAATTGAGCATCTGCGTTGCCCCCAGCGCATGATCGACGTATTCGATCTTCGGAATCATCATGGGGGGATCGCAGGGGAGCGCCGCTTCAATGGCAATGCTCAGATCGACGAATCGCTTTCCCATTTTCAATTTTCCTCCTTATTTAGACGACGAAGTAAAAAGCTCGAGAGGCAAGGCGCGCAAACCCTGAGGAATGAGGCGGACTTTTTCGTCCGTCGCAGTGACGAAGGGTGGTGCGTAACACAGCATATGGACTTTTTACAATGTCGTTAAAAATTTACCTTGTCTATCCCTTTCAATCCGAGGATCTGCCGCGCTTCCGACGGCGTCGCCGGTTCGATGCCGAATTCCCGGGCGATGCGGACGATCTTGGCCACCTGCTCCGCATTGCTTTTCGCCAACTGCCCCTTTTCGAGATAGAGGTTATCTTCCAGGCCGACCCGGGCGTGTCCGCCC from Desulfobaccales bacterium carries:
- a CDS encoding ATP-binding cassette domain-containing protein, yielding MLRVDNLTVCYGQMQALRGVSMEVSTGEMVALIGGNGAGKTTLINTISGLVPPAAGSLSWEGRPLNGLTPDRICREGIVQVPEGRKLFPAMTVEENLIMGAYLPTVRKQSQESLRKVYDIFPR
- a CDS encoding cyclase family protein, which translates into the protein MGKRFVDLSIAIEAALPCDPPMMIPKIEYVDHALGATQMLNFFPGIRRDQLPGGLGWALEFLTLTTHSGTHLDAPYHYHPTQDKGKHALTIDEVPLAWCMSDGVLLDFRHKGDGERITAADVKNELERIGYELKPLDIVLIQTGADAAWGTPQYLVKGPGMTRESTLFLTERGVKVVGIDAWSWDRPLPFLAQEFKEKGDPKVVWEAHFAGIEAGYCHMEKMANLAAIGRLHGFTVCCFPVKIKGASAGWCRPVAIIDA
- a CDS encoding ABC transporter ATP-binding protein, which produces MLEGKKITKRFGGLTALSEVDFDVHRGEIVGLIGPNGSGKTTLFNVISGIYAPDGGDLFFEDRKITNLPPYKRARLGIGRTFQIVRPLTGLNLIENVSTGVLYGRKKTAGARGAREKAMEILAFTGLTEKARRLPSELVLEDRKRLEIARALALNPEILLLDEVFAGLNPTEISNAIELTFRIRDTYGTTIFMIEHVMKAIMCTCSRIMVLNFGTKITEGPPEEVANHPEVISAYLGAAYAAC